A single genomic interval of candidate division WOR-3 bacterium harbors:
- a CDS encoding DUF4126 domain-containing protein, translated as MAVFLRREMEYLLYVLLGIGLAAACGFRVFVPFLAVSIAALAGQLQLAPDFAWLGSWPALIVFGVATTLEIVAYFVPWLDHALDVVATPAAILAGVIVTAAVLTGMSPVLRWTLAAIAGGGVAAAVQLTTVALRRASTYATAGFAHPLAAGVETGGSIGMSVLSLLLPLVAGVLALLLIVIAARRLSRRSARA; from the coding sequence GTGGCAGTCTTTCTCAGGCGCGAGATGGAATACCTGCTCTACGTGCTGCTTGGCATCGGCCTGGCCGCGGCCTGCGGGTTCCGCGTGTTCGTGCCGTTCCTCGCCGTCAGCATCGCCGCCCTGGCCGGGCAGTTGCAGCTCGCCCCCGACTTCGCCTGGCTCGGCTCGTGGCCTGCGCTCATTGTCTTTGGCGTCGCCACTACACTTGAGATCGTCGCCTACTTCGTTCCGTGGCTCGACCACGCACTCGACGTCGTGGCCACGCCGGCCGCAATCCTCGCCGGCGTCATCGTCACGGCCGCGGTCCTGACCGGGATGAGTCCTGTATTACGCTGGACGCTGGCGGCAATCGCCGGCGGCGGGGTCGCGGCCGCAGTCCAGCTTACCACCGTCGCCCTGCGCCGGGCGTCAACCTACGCGACCGCGGGATTCGCACACCCGCTCGCGGCCGGTGTTGAGACCGGCGGCTCGATCGGGATGTCGGTCCTAAGCCTGCTCCTGCCGCTCGTCGCCGGAGTCCTCGCGCTCCTGCTGATCGTCATCGCCGCTCGCAGGCTCAGCCGGCGCTCGGCGCGGGCCTGA